The Rhodocytophaga rosea genome has a segment encoding these proteins:
- a CDS encoding ELWxxDGT repeat protein yields MSLGSWNDLYQNHYPITLTKAGNTLFYTSGNSANGFELMSTTGTAESIVPLGFISVLDTDRVFFADNKGFLFFSVYPNSNSHKGLWKSDGKATGTVPIKENVSAISLLSVNGTVFFASVDPLNRDETAELWKSDGTATGTVLVKDIYRGNASIFGSFLIDVDGTLFFLGYDLQNSALWKSDGTANGTVLVKKFEAGNINDMNLTAVNGTLYFTARTNTNGEELWKSDGTAAGTMMVKDIYPGTNSSVFLPKLINVNNILFFTADDGTHGMELWKSDGTEAGTQLVRDIYQGNSYYSTSNLTAVNGTLYFTSYDGIKNELWKSDGTEAGTLKVLDVVGPAVTCSGTGSILREKWLNVTGYSVSAIPVNTAPSASSQLTSFETTPNQGDNYGERIQGYLCAPYTGNYTFYLAGDDQCELYLSSDEDPTKKTRIASVATYSGNKEWNKFPSQKSAVISLVAGKKYYIEALHKEATGNDHLAVGWQTPAQSAITVIAGSNLSPFIASCSNAAQSSLVVNPSSGGTLSGTSLYLKTIPGASSYTLQVSSSANFTTGVITKTTTSRLSTGTYYASFPELALNQKYFVRVYTNLGLCWGPVTSFTTASAAGSAYVVNPSDGGTTTGTSLYLNTVSGATTYTLQVSTTSDFSSNSITRSTVSRLSTGTYYAVFPELVFNQRYYVRVKTNLSETWGRTTSFTRVNATARLGAEDATESLESNVSLYPNPFEEQLTISSEQAGKRYITIADNLGRVVYQSTTQDPQTELSLAHLKQGVYVVKISTEEGQTQIVKVVKK; encoded by the coding sequence GTGTCTCTGGGTTCCTGGAATGATTTATATCAAAATCACTATCCTATTACATTAACCAAAGCAGGTAATACCTTATTTTATACTTCTGGTAATAGTGCAAATGGTTTCGAGTTGATGAGTACTACAGGAACAGCAGAAAGCATTGTACCATTAGGATTTATTAGCGTGTTAGACACTGACCGGGTTTTCTTTGCAGATAATAAGGGCTTCCTGTTTTTCTCAGTTTACCCAAATAGTAATAGTCACAAGGGCTTGTGGAAGAGTGATGGAAAAGCCACTGGCACTGTTCCAATCAAAGAGAATGTATCAGCAATCAGTCTACTTTCGGTAAATGGCACTGTTTTTTTTGCGTCGGTTGATCCATTAAATAGAGATGAGACCGCTGAATTGTGGAAGAGTGATGGTACTGCCACCGGTACAGTTTTGGTAAAAGATATTTACCGAGGAAACGCAAGTATTTTCGGCAGTTTTCTAATTGATGTAGATGGTACTTTGTTTTTTCTAGGATATGATTTGCAAAATAGTGCACTCTGGAAGAGTGATGGAACTGCCAATGGTACAGTTCTGGTAAAAAAATTCGAAGCAGGAAATATTAATGACATGAACTTAACTGCTGTCAATGGCACTTTGTATTTCACAGCACGCACCAATACCAATGGAGAAGAACTATGGAAAAGTGATGGAACAGCAGCTGGCACAATGATGGTAAAAGATATTTATCCTGGCACAAACAGCTCTGTTTTCTTGCCTAAATTAATCAATGTGAATAATATTCTCTTTTTTACTGCCGATGATGGGACACATGGAATGGAACTCTGGAAAAGTGATGGCACAGAGGCAGGCACTCAATTAGTCAGAGATATTTACCAGGGAAACTCATACTACAGTACTTCAAATTTAACTGCTGTCAATGGTACTTTATATTTTACGAGTTATGATGGAATTAAAAATGAATTATGGAAAAGCGATGGTACAGAAGCAGGCACTTTGAAAGTACTCGATGTAGTTGGACCGGCTGTCACTTGTAGTGGTACAGGCTCTATCTTGCGGGAAAAGTGGCTCAATGTCACAGGCTATTCGGTGAGTGCCATTCCCGTTAACACTGCTCCTAGTGCTTCTTCCCAGCTCACTTCCTTTGAAACTACCCCCAATCAGGGAGATAACTATGGAGAACGAATCCAGGGTTATCTGTGTGCGCCTTATACAGGTAACTATACCTTCTATCTTGCAGGTGACGACCAGTGTGAACTTTACCTGTCCTCAGATGAAGATCCTACTAAGAAAACCAGAATTGCCTCTGTTGCTACTTATTCAGGCAACAAAGAATGGAATAAATTCCCTTCTCAGAAATCTGCTGTTATCTCTTTAGTGGCAGGTAAAAAATACTACATTGAAGCCCTCCACAAAGAAGCTACCGGCAATGATCACCTGGCTGTGGGCTGGCAAACGCCTGCTCAATCTGCCATCACCGTGATTGCCGGAAGTAATCTTTCTCCTTTTATTGCTTCCTGCAGCAATGCTGCGCAAAGCAGCCTGGTGGTCAATCCATCGAGTGGAGGCACTTTAAGCGGAACTAGTTTGTATCTGAAAACCATTCCGGGGGCTTCTTCCTATACCCTGCAGGTGAGTAGCTCAGCTAACTTTACCACAGGAGTGATCACTAAAACTACCACAAGCCGCTTAAGTACAGGCACCTATTATGCTTCTTTTCCTGAGCTTGCACTCAATCAGAAGTATTTTGTAAGGGTCTATACCAACCTTGGCTTGTGCTGGGGACCAGTGACTAGCTTTACCACTGCTTCTGCTGCAGGCAGTGCTTATGTGGTCAATCCTTCTGATGGAGGCACCACTACCGGCACTTCCCTGTATCTGAACACCGTATCCGGGGCTACTACCTACACCTTGCAAGTGAGTACTACTTCTGATTTCTCTTCCAATTCTATTACTAGAAGCACGGTAAGCCGCTTAAGCACGGGCACCTATTATGCTGTGTTCCCTGAGCTGGTGTTCAATCAGCGCTATTATGTGAGAGTAAAAACTAATTTGTCAGAGACATGGGGCAGAACCACCTCTTTTACCAGAGTCAATGCTACGGCCAGACTAGGTGCAGAAGATGCAACAGAAAGCCTGGAAAGCAACGTAAGTCTGTATCCCAATCCCTTTGAAGAGCAGCTTACCATTAGTAGTGAGCAAGCAGGCAAACGCTACATCACTATAGCAGATAACTTAGGCAGAGTCGTCTATCAAAGCACCACACAAGACCCGCAAACAGAACTCAGCTTAGCTCATCTCAAACAAGGGGTCTATGTAGTGAAAATATCGACTGAAGAAGGGCAAACACAAATAGTTAAGGTAGTCAAAAAATAA
- a CDS encoding ELWxxDGT repeat protein, translating into MPLLLPSSSTIIRGKSNQFELLGSCLKIKGVVSLIFLCFFSTYAQPTLVKDINTDPAYIYNNSLSPENLTAVNGVVYFTGSSEKTGRELWRSDGTAAGTYQVKDINPGISSSNPSYLLNVNGTLFFIVNYRLYYDSDESGPNPDASKGSGFELWKSDGTEAGTIKVGDFSLKNRQFGWLYNIPVRFINVNGTLFFTANNSFDDYTLYKSDGTMAGTQPVTQVKVSDNYYSTYAFLESAGKYIYYNQLDPDSEDGHESLWRTDGTPAGTIRLLGPSTEQSYSLLRQISNINGTLFFSAPGPLGQELWKSDGTPEGTVLVKDIVPGPESSDPIFSGRSANFLYFSTNNDTSLWKSDGTSQGTVLVKNGWVYPTVLPGPGEQVYLLFSDATYGRELWKSDGTAQGTILLKDINPGATSSGISDLVYMNGLLYFTANDGVNGRALWKSDGTAAGTLMVKDINPGTTSYAIAGLTIAQNTLFFSGQTTQDKSDLWKSDGTAAGTVLVKELNETTDRTQSSAPTHFTNVNGLLYFTTSITNGFELWKSDGTEAGTIFIKRNGGSGYKQTARVMDHINNMVYYRVDNYDAKDNLLNIQVWETDGSNAGTTLIKTIDGLTNYYYQGQNIITTLNNTIYFFIHNQLWKTDGTAAGTLLLKKDLTGNNHDNLTVVNNTLFFRSGPSIWKSDGSAAGTVEVKNVGNYGSAKFTAYKNLLYFITPSGLWNSDGTAKGTKIVSDLMGTGTLRDMILTDSIFYLLTHRELWKSDGTQAGTVMIKDLNNNDVDNQFNGLTYVNGILYFTYYNWNGVSHALWRSNGTATGTQRMLTLDNTLYGVQALTGVNNTLLFITDDGVQYQLWKSNGTTETTEQVTIPDLSVKLFNRAIVNNVIYFSADNGQLGFELWKYNPTTCVAVNKNLLVQGNTVCMSENGKITLKASQSGISYQAYFHNSPVGNPVQGGGDITLTIPTVSLSVGNNTFTIKASGCTLTELTTKATISVYNCPTISCSNSTQSSLVVNPSSGGTLSGTSLYLKTIPGASSYTLQVSSSANFTTGVITKTTSSRLSTGTYYASFPELALNQKYYVRVYTNLGLCWGSVTSFTTASAAGSAYVTNPSDGGTTTGTSLYLNTVSGATTYTLQVSTSADFTSNVLTRATVSRLSTGTYYALFPELILNQKYYVRVKTNLSELWGRTTSFTRVSAVARLAAEALTESLENRVSVYPNPFKDKLTIVSAQAGKLYITIADNLGRIVHQTTTQGAQTELNLAHLKQGVYVVKVSTEDGQTLVLRVVKQ; encoded by the coding sequence ATGCCATTACTTTTACCTTCTTCTTCAACAATCATCAGAGGAAAATCCAATCAATTTGAATTACTTGGGAGCTGCCTTAAAATTAAAGGCGTTGTCAGCTTAATTTTTCTTTGCTTTTTCTCAACCTATGCACAGCCTACTCTGGTTAAGGATATCAATACTGACCCGGCATATATTTACAATAATTCTTTATCGCCCGAAAATTTAACTGCTGTAAATGGAGTAGTATATTTCACCGGCAGCAGTGAAAAAACTGGCCGCGAACTCTGGCGAAGCGATGGTACAGCGGCTGGTACTTACCAGGTAAAGGATATTAATCCCGGTATAAGCAGTTCTAATCCAAGCTATTTACTGAATGTAAATGGCACCTTGTTCTTTATCGTTAATTATCGTTTATATTATGACTCTGATGAAAGCGGACCTAATCCGGACGCAAGTAAAGGAAGCGGATTTGAGCTATGGAAAAGCGATGGAACTGAAGCAGGCACTATTAAAGTAGGCGATTTTTCCCTAAAGAATAGGCAATTTGGATGGCTTTACAATATACCTGTCCGTTTTATAAATGTAAATGGAACCCTGTTTTTTACAGCCAATAATTCTTTTGATGACTATACTCTCTATAAAAGTGATGGTACCATGGCGGGTACTCAGCCTGTTACACAAGTAAAGGTAAGTGACAATTATTATTCTACATATGCTTTTTTAGAGAGTGCTGGCAAGTATATATATTATAATCAATTAGATCCTGATTCTGAAGATGGACATGAATCTTTATGGCGAACAGATGGCACTCCTGCAGGTACCATCCGCTTACTTGGACCATCCACAGAGCAAAGCTATTCCTTATTAAGGCAAATATCCAATATAAATGGCACCCTGTTTTTCAGTGCCCCTGGCCCCTTGGGACAAGAACTCTGGAAGAGCGATGGCACCCCGGAAGGCACTGTGCTTGTAAAAGATATAGTACCTGGCCCGGAAAGTTCTGATCCTATATTCTCGGGCAGATCAGCTAATTTCCTATACTTTTCAACCAATAATGATACCAGCCTATGGAAATCGGATGGCACTTCGCAAGGTACTGTACTGGTAAAAAATGGATGGGTTTATCCTACTGTCTTGCCCGGTCCAGGTGAACAGGTTTATTTGTTATTCTCTGATGCTACCTATGGCCGGGAACTCTGGAAATCGGATGGCACCGCGCAAGGTACCATCCTGTTAAAAGATATTAACCCAGGCGCTACCTCATCCGGCATAAGTGATTTGGTATACATGAATGGTCTGCTGTATTTTACAGCCAATGATGGAGTAAATGGCCGGGCCTTATGGAAAAGTGATGGCACTGCTGCCGGAACCCTGATGGTAAAAGACATTAACCCAGGCACTACAAGCTATGCTATTGCTGGTCTGACTATAGCTCAAAATACTTTATTTTTCAGCGGGCAAACCACACAGGATAAATCTGACCTGTGGAAGAGCGATGGCACTGCGGCAGGCACCGTTTTGGTAAAGGAACTAAACGAAACAACCGATAGAACCCAAAGTTCTGCTCCTACTCATTTTACTAATGTAAATGGCTTGCTTTATTTTACGACCAGTATCACAAATGGCTTTGAGTTATGGAAAAGCGATGGAACTGAAGCAGGCACAATTTTTATCAAACGCAATGGAGGTTCAGGCTATAAGCAAACAGCCAGAGTAATGGACCACATTAATAATATGGTGTATTACAGAGTAGATAATTACGATGCAAAGGACAATTTATTAAACATACAAGTCTGGGAAACTGATGGAAGTAATGCCGGAACCACACTCATTAAAACCATAGATGGCCTTACTAATTATTACTACCAAGGCCAGAACATCATCACTACTTTAAATAATACGATATATTTTTTTATTCACAATCAGTTATGGAAAACTGATGGCACAGCGGCAGGAACCCTGCTTCTTAAAAAAGATTTAACCGGTAATAATCATGACAATCTCACTGTAGTAAATAACACCTTGTTTTTTCGCAGTGGTCCCTCTATATGGAAAAGCGATGGGTCTGCGGCAGGCACAGTAGAAGTAAAAAATGTAGGCAACTATGGCAGTGCAAAATTTACCGCCTATAAAAATCTGCTTTATTTTATTACCCCATCTGGGTTGTGGAACAGTGATGGAACAGCAAAAGGTACAAAAATAGTGAGTGATCTGATGGGAACAGGTACATTACGAGATATGATACTTACAGATAGCATTTTTTATTTATTAACCCATCGTGAATTATGGAAAAGTGATGGAACACAAGCGGGTACTGTAATGATAAAAGATCTAAATAACAACGATGTAGATAATCAATTCAATGGTTTAACCTATGTAAATGGTATCCTTTATTTTACTTATTACAATTGGAATGGCGTTTCTCATGCACTCTGGCGAAGCAATGGCACTGCTACAGGTACACAGCGAATGTTGACACTAGATAATACCCTTTATGGGGTTCAAGCCTTAACAGGTGTTAATAATACATTGTTGTTTATTACTGATGATGGAGTGCAGTATCAGTTGTGGAAGAGTAATGGTACCACTGAAACCACGGAGCAAGTAACTATACCTGACCTGTCTGTAAAGCTTTTCAATAGAGCCATTGTAAATAATGTAATATATTTTTCTGCCGATAATGGACAATTAGGCTTTGAGTTGTGGAAATATAATCCCACTACTTGCGTAGCTGTAAATAAAAATCTGCTTGTCCAGGGGAACACTGTTTGCATGAGTGAAAATGGAAAAATCACACTCAAAGCCTCTCAATCAGGTATCTCTTATCAGGCCTATTTTCACAATTCTCCGGTAGGCAACCCTGTACAAGGAGGAGGAGATATTACTCTCACCATTCCAACTGTGAGTCTGAGTGTGGGCAATAACACATTTACCATCAAAGCCAGTGGCTGTACCCTTACTGAACTTACTACCAAAGCGACTATCTCTGTGTACAATTGCCCTACTATTTCTTGTAGTAACTCTACTCAAAGCAGCCTTGTGGTTAATCCATCGAGTGGAGGCACTTTAAGCGGAACTAGTTTGTATCTGAAAACCATTCCGGGGGCTTCTTCCTATACCCTGCAGGTGAGTAGCTCAGCTAACTTTACCACAGGAGTGATCACTAAAACTACCTCAAGCCGCTTAAGCACCGGCACCTATTATGCTTCCTTCCCTGAACTAGCGCTCAATCAAAAATACTATGTCAGGGTCTATACCAACCTTGGTTTATGCTGGGGATCGGTCACTTCCTTTACCACGGCTTCCGCAGCCGGCAGTGCTTATGTAACGAATCCATCTGATGGAGGCACTACCACCGGCACTTCCCTGTATCTGAACACCGTATCCGGGGCTACTACCTACACCTTGCAAGTGAGTACCTCGGCAGATTTTACAAGCAATGTGCTTACCAGAGCTACCGTAAGCCGACTCAGCACCGGTACCTATTATGCCCTTTTCCCTGAACTGATCCTTAATCAGAAGTATTATGTGAGAGTGAAAACCAACCTGTCAGAACTGTGGGGCAGAACCACTTCCTTTACAAGGGTGAGTGCAGTAGCCAGACTAGCGGCTGAAGCGTTAACAGAAAGCCTGGAAAACAGAGTGAGTGTTTATCCCAATCCTTTTAAAGATAAGCTTACCATTGTTAGTGCACAAGCAGGCAAGCTCTATATCACTATAGCAGATAACTTAGGCAGAATAGTCCATCAAACCACCACCCAAGGAGCACAAACCGAGCTTAACCTGGCTCATCTCAAACAAGGGGTGTATGTGGTGAAAGTTTCTACCGAAGATGGACAGACTCTAGTATTGAGAGTGGTCAAACAATAA